The genome window CATCAATCCGCGCGACGGAATGTGGAATTCCAGATGTTGCACCGCGCCTTTCGGCTCCATTTTTTTCATTTCGCCGCGCCGCTGACCGACAAGTTCAATCACTTTTCCGGCGAACTGGTCGGGCACATCAACGATCAATTCTTCCACCGGTTCGGCTTTTTTGCCGTCGATTTCTTTGTAAAGCACTTTAGGCTGACCCACCTGCAATTCGTAGCCTTCGCGACGCATATTTTCCATCAAAATGGACAGGTGCAAAATGCCGCGCCCGTACACTTTGTAGCTGTCCGGCGATCCGGTTTCTTCCACCCGCAGTGCAACGTCGCTCTGCGTTTCTTTGAACAGGCGATCGCGTAACTGGCGCGATGTGACGAATTTGCCTTCGCGTCCGTAAAACGGCGAGTTGTTCACTAAAAATGTCATGCTGATAGTCGGTTCGTCGATGGCGATCAGCTGCAGCGGTTCCGGCTGTTCGGCATCGGCCAGCGTGTCACCGATATCGATATCTTCCACACCGACAACGCCGCAAATATCACCGTTTATCACGCTTTCGGCATTTTCGCGGGCCAAACCTTCAAAAGTATAAATTTGTTTGATATCTACCGGATGTTCCGAGCCGTCGCGTTTAATCACCACCAATTTGTCGTTTTTGTGAATGGCGCCGCGAAATACCCGCCCGATGCCGATTCGCCCGACGTAATCGTTGTAATCGATACTGGTGATTTGCATTTGCGCCGGACCATCGTTCACTTTCGGCGGTTCGATGTGTTTGAGAATCGCGTCCATCAACGGTTCGAGATTTTCGGAGGTTTCGCCAATATTTGCAACAGCCCAGCCATCGCGTCCGCTGGCGTACAGGCAGGGGAAGTCGAGCTGGTCATCGTTAGCTTCCAAATCCACAAACAGGTCGAACACTTCGTTGAGCACTTCGTCCGGGCGGCTGTCCGGGCGATCAACTTTGTTGATCACGACAATCGGTTTCAAATGCAGCGACAACGCTTTTTGCAGCACAAAACGGGTTTGCGGCATGGGACCTTCGAACGCATCCACCAACAGCAACACGCCGTCGGCCATTTTCAGCACGCGTTCCACTTCGCCGCCAAAATCGGCGTGTCCCGGTGTATCGATCAAATTGATTTTAACATCATGATATCGAATGGAAATATTTTTGGAAAAAATCGTTATGCCGCGTTCGCGTTCCAAATCGTTCGAATCCAGAAAGCGTTCCTGCACGACCTGATTTTCCCGGAAAATGTTGCCCTGCTGGAGCATTTGGTCAACCAACGTGGTTTTCCCATGGTCAACGTGCGCAATAATTGCAATATTTCGTAAAGCTGACATAAAAAATACCTTTTCATCAAAATAAAAATTTCAGGATTGGTAAACTTAATTTACCTGAATACAATTCCAAAGTTACACCCTAAAACTACGGCGCACAACTAAAGATGAAATCCGTTGAAAGTCAAGTGAAATAAAATGCCGATCAGTGAGCTATTTCTTGCAAATTGGTGGGCAACAAGTTACATTTTTTTGCGTATAAATCTGTTTGTAAACAGACTATGAATCCTATAAAGTGGCGCTAAATGCAATTTTTTGATACAAACCCCAATCGGTTCCGGATATTTTTTTCGATTCTTGCTGCCAGTATGTTAGTGGTGGCATTTGTAAGTTTGTATCGTTTTGCCAGCTCACCAACGGATGAAAATGTCTTCCGCACCTCGCCCAGCGATTTATACATTACCCACAACATTCCGGCACAACAAATTTTTACCACAGATTTCCCGGCAAGCGAACAACGCCCGAACGTGGTTTTCGATACCATCCGGGTTGGCGATTTGATTTTGAGCATCAACGACGAAGTGATGACGCGCCCGAAACATATTCAGGAATTTTTGGATAAATTATCGCCCGATTCCAGCTTTAACCTGGTTGTATTTCGCCCGTCCATTTCCGACGGGATCGAATTTAAGGTGCAGCGCAGCAGCTTGTCGGATTCCAGTTTCCGGGATATTCCGGCAACGGTTTATGTGAGCCAGGTTACCCGAGGCGGCGCATCCGATCGCGCCGGATTGCAGGTTGGCGATCTCATTCACCGCATCAACAACCAGCGGTTTAAAGATGAAGTGGAAGCGCAGCAAATCCTCCGCGAAGGGCAAAGCGGCAATACGCTGGCATACGATATCATTCGCAATAACAACAACTTAACGCTATCGATCACATTGGCAAGCGTGGGCATTCGGCTGGCTGCGCTGATCCTTATTTTATCCGGATTGGTGTATATTTTGATGGGCATTTTTATTGCCATAATTCGCCCGCAATTTAAAGCGGCGCGGCTGTTGGGGTTGAGTTTTATTGCGTTGGGCTTTTTCCTGATGATTATCTATCCGACAATTTCCAGCCGGTTTACGCCATACGATAATTTCACTTTTTTCCGGGAAGTGTTCACCCTGATTTGTGTATTTTACAGCTTTCCGCTGTGGCTGCACATGGCCCATTACTTTCCCATCGAACGCGATGAATTGCGCAAACGCAAATGGATTCGCTACGGATCGTACGGGTTGGCAACCCTGTTTTTCAGTTTGGTAATTGTTACCGGAAATTACTTTTTCTTCCCCATCGGCTTTATTACTTTGGGTATATACAATAATATACCATGGTTTTTCAGGAAAGAACGCTCGGATGAATACAAAAAATTCAACCGGATCATTTTTCACACATCGCTGGCTATCGGCGCCATTATTTTGCTGATGCTGGTTGGTTTAATTGCATTTGAAGCCACATTTGGTTCCCGCGCACCGGGCGCTCCGCCGCCAAACGGCATTTTCACCGACTTTTTCCGGGGATATTTTGGATTGCCGCTGATGCTGATTCCCTTTGCATATCTGTTTACCATTGGGCATTACCGGCTGCTGGATCTGGATTTGCGGGTGAAACGCAACATCCAATACAGTATCGTTTCGATGATCTGGTCTATCGCTTTGCTGGCAGTTTTGCTGAAAGCGCTGTTTTATCTGCCGGAAATGTCGCTCAATTTACCGAATATCAAATTCGAAGGCTCGTTCATCGAAGTGCTGGATCAACCGATGGATGATCAGGACCGCATCAATACCGAAAAGCTGGCGGTTATCTTTTTGGGCATTTTTCTGACCTGGGGCGCATGGCGATTCCGCCGATTTGTGCAGCGGTTTATCGATTTAAAATTTGATCGCGCCCAATTTGACTATAGAAAGGCAGCCAGCGAGCTGGCGGAAGTAATGGCTGCACAATTCACGATGGAAGCACTGGCAGATGGCATCGTGCGCAAATTGGCTGAGCTGATGCAGGTGAAGCAAGTTGGCGTGCTGTTTTTCCGGAACGAAAAAGAATGTTGCTGCTCCGTTGTGTATGGCTTGCAGGAATCCCGTTGGAAAAATTTTAGCGACAGCATCAATACGCGGATCATCAAAGTTATTCAAACGAATAAAGCAGATTATCGGTTCAGCGTGGATTATTTGCCGGATGATATTCAGGTGTTGTTCGAGCAAAACGGGTTCAAACATATCATCGCGATTCGCTCGAAAGAGAAGCTGGTGGGCGTGCTGCTTATCGGCGAAAAACGTTCTGAATCGCCTTTCCACAAAGATGACCTGATGTTTTTGGCCGCGGTTGCGAAACAGGCGTCCGTCGCCATCGAAAACGCCTTTTTATACGACGAACTCGCCGAGCAGGAACGGATGCGCCACGAATTGAACATCGCCCGGCGGATTCAGCTGGCCTCGCTGCCGCAAACCACACCCAAAATTTCCGGGCTGGATATTGCGGGCATCTCCATTCCGGCGCAGGAAGTGGGCGGCGATTATTACGACTATCTGAACGGCGCGGCAGCGGATCTCACCGTAATCATCGGCGATGTGAGCGGGAAAGGGACATCTGCGGCCTTGTATATGTCCAAGGTTCAGGGCATCATGCGTTCGCTGAATGATTTCGGGCTTTCCCCGCGTGATCTGTTTATCCGCGCCAATCAATTACTCATCAAAGATATGGAAAAACAATCGTTTATCACCGCGATGGGCGCAGCGTTCGACGCCAAAAAACAGGTGATGCAACTGGCGCGTGCCGGACATTCGCCGCTGTATCATTTTTGCGCCGCAACCGGTGCCGTCAATTTGCACACACCCAAAGGCATTGGATTGGGGCTCACCAAATCGGAACATTTTTCGAAATCTCTCGAAGAATTGGAATTGCATTACGCCCCCGGCGATGTGTTTTTGTTTATTACAGACGGCATCACCGAAGCGCAAAATACCGCGCATTTGGAATACGGCGATGCCGAACTATTAGATTTGTTGAAACAATGCAACGGGCACAGCGCCAAACGGCTTCGCGATCAGATTATCGCTTCCGTCAACCAATTTGCCGGTGCCATGCCACAGCATGATGACCTCACGGTTGTCGTCGTAAAAGCCATCTAATTCGCTCACGAGCCCATCCGCAAATGCACCACATTATCAAAACTCAGATCAATTAACCGGCGGAAATCACGTCCGTCAATCGGGCGGCTGATGCCGATGATGTCGTCCTCGTGCGGCACGTACGGTCCAGGGCAGGGATCGAGATCGTCCTCAATTACCCATACTTCGATATCGCGATTGCGGATATCCTCGTAATACAGCAAGTCGCCATCCGGCGTAACAAATTCGGCGTCAACTTCATAAAAAATATCGGGATAGTCCACATGCCTCAACCCGGAATTTTGTCCGGCACATCCCAGCAAGCGCCCGGTGTTGGCATCCACCAGATGCACTTCCACCTCCATCCGCAACACGTCGTATTCGCCGGTTACCTCAATTTCGGTGATATACAGCGGATTCGAATGATGCCCGCCACCGTCCACAATGTGTACATCGCACCCGACAATCAACAACGCCAAAACGATCGTCAAAACCTTTACCCAATATCCTGTTTTCCTGCTCATGCGCTCCATGATCCATCCTTTCGTAGTTGTAATGACGTTATCCTTTCACACAACCACGAATAGATCAATCGCTGTGCCACACCTGAATTCGACTTCAATTTTATCGATCTATTTTCAAAAATATCAATTATTTAAGGGTGTTTTTCAAAACACAGTCAACGTCAACGTAATTAACAAAACGCATTACTCACCCGACGGATCTCGTCAAAATTGTCGAGGATAACCATTGGTGGTTGAACCGAAATTTTTCAATCCTGCAGAAAATTTTCTCGCTTGCAAAACCTTTGCACCGCAACTTAATTTCATGTTTTAATACAACTTGAGAAGAAATCGAGGATGAAATGGCGCTGAAATTATACAACACGCTCACACGACAAAAAGAAGAATTTGTGCCCGTAACGCCCGGAAGGGTTCACATTTACGTTTGCGGACCAACGGTTTACAGCCATGCGCACATCGGTCACGCCAAAAGTTACGTCAATTTTGATGTGATCATCCGCTGGTTCCGCCACCTCGGCTACACAGTGAAATACGTGCAAAACATTACCGATGTCGGGCATTTGGTTGGCGATGCAGACGAAGGTGAAGACAAACTGCAAAAAAAGGCACGGGAAGAGCAACTCGATCCCATGCAGGTGGCAACCACATATACCTGGAGCTATTTCGATGATATGGACGCGCTGGGCGTGCTGCGCCCGGATATTTCGCCGCACGCGACCGGGCATATTATTGAGCAAATCGAGTTGATCAAAACGCTTATCGAAAAAGGATTCGCATACGAATCCAATGGCTCGGTGTATTTTGATGTGCAAAAATTTAAGGATTACGGCAAACTAAGCGGACGCAAAGTTGAAGAGATGGAAGCCGGTGCGCGCATTGCGGTGCATGACGACAAACACCATCCGGCAGATTTCGCGCTGTGGAAAAACGCGGACGACGCACATTTGATGCGTTGGCCATCGCCGTGGGGCATCGGTTATCCCGGCTGGCACATCGAATGCTCGGCGATGGCGATGAAATATCTCGGCGAAACTTTCGATATTCACGGCGGCGGGCTAGACAACATGTTCCCGCATCACGAATGCGAAATCGCCCAAAGCGAAGCCGCAACCGGCAAACCGTTTGTGAAATATTGGCTGCACAACAACACGCTAACGATGAACGGCGAAAAAATGAGCAAATCGCTGGGCAACGTTTTGAACGTAAAAGATGCACTGATGCAATATTCAAAAGAAACACTGCGCACATTTTTGTTGAGTAGCCACTATCGCAGCCGGTTGGATTTCAGCGAAGACGCCGTGAAAGCCGCGGAACAGGGACTTACCCGGCTCACCAACACAGTTAACAGCCTGCAAAAAGCGCAGGCAAACGCGTCCGACACCAAAGATTTTTCCGCGCCCTTTTCGCCGCAATCGTATCGCGATCTGTTTGTTGACGCGATGAACGACGATTTCAATGCGCCAAAAGGTATCGGTGTGCTGTTCGATCTCGCCAAAGCAACCAACTCGTATCTCGCCGATGCAAAAGTGCATCACGCGCCGTTTTTGGCGGAAATTGCAGCGATTTTTCAGGAATTTGGCGTAGATGTGTTGGGAATTATCCCGGAAGGCGGTGCCAAAAATTCAGCAGACCACAGCGACCTCATTGAAAAACTGGTACTGCTAAACATCGATATTCGCGGCGAATTGCGCAAAGCCAAAAACTGGGCGCTTTCCGACAAACTCCGCGACGGGTTGAAAGCCGCCGGCATCACCATCAAAGACAAACCCGACGGCACCGCAGATTGGGAAATTGAGTAATTATTAAGCGGGCAAACGCACGAAAATCCAGTCCGGGATTAGCTGAATAAACCAGGCTGCAAAACGCCAGCGTTTTGTGATAAATGCGTGCGACCGCTTTCGGCGAAGAGCAGAATAAATTTGTTTTGCTGCTTTTTCCGGGGGTGCTACCCAAAACATGCCTTTGTTGTGCTCGGTCATCGGCGTTGCCACAAATCCCGGGCGAATATCCGAAACCGTGATGTTTACTTTTTTGCGATGCGCCTTTTGGCGAAAGCCCTGCATGTAGTTGGAAATAAATGCTTTAGAGGCGCAATAAACCGAATTCCGGTGAAAGCCTTTATACGACGCAATCGACGAAATCCCTGCAATATGCCCGCTGCCGCGTTGCAAAAAATACGCCCACGATGCATTGAACATTGCCACAAATCCGGTAACATTCACGTCGATCACCGCTTTTTCGCTCTGCCAGTCCGCATGCGATTTCAGAGAAATTCCTGCATTGATCACCACCAAATCGACATCGCCCATTTCGGCAAAAAGATCATTTAAAATGCGAATTGCCTCGTCATGTTTGGCAACGTCCATTGCACGAAAATAGCTTTTTGTCGGCAATTTTTCTGCCAATTCGCTCAGCAGATGTTCACGTCGGGAAGTTAGCCCGATTTCGTAACCGTTGTTAGCCAGCTCTATTGCCAGCGCTTCGCCGATTCCTGTGGATGCGCCAATAATAATCGCTTTGGGTGCTGCCATTTAATTCCCCGCTTTTTTGCGGGAAATATATCTGTTTATTTCGGGATGGACAATAGAGGGCGGGAAATTTGCGCTTAAAACGCCAAAAAGCGGATGACAACCCGACGGTTGCGCGCACGGTTTTCCGGGGAAATGACGCCGGTCATCGGATCGATATTCGGCACAATCGGTTGGGTATCGGAAAAACCAACTGCCCGAAGCCTGCGGGAATAAATGCCCTGATCGATAAGAAAACGAACAATTCCGCTGGCACGCGCGGCAGAAAGCTCCCAATTGGATGGGAACTCGCGGGTTTGGATCGGCACATCATCCGTGTGCCCTTCGATGGCGACATTATACGGAACTGAGCGGATAATTTCTGCAATTCGTTTGATCAACGGTTGCGCCTGCGGCGAAATATCCGCACTTCCCGACTGAAACAAATATGCGCCGGGAACGCTGATCGCAACCCCTTGCGGCGTTTTTTCCGCTTTCACTTCCGCCGATAAATTTTCTTCGGTGAGCATTGTGTTTACATCTTTATATACTTCTTCGAGGCTTTTTTGAGGCGTATCCACGTCGCCAACGGCGTTGGACATCGAGTTTGCAACCTGTTCAAATTTGCTGGCGTCGATGGATGAAATTGAGGCGAGCAGCACAAAAAATGTCATCAGAAGCGTCATCAAGTCGGAGTACGAAGTGAGCCATTCATCACCGGTTTCCAAATTTTCCGGGCGATTCATTTCGTCCATCGCGGATAGCTTTTTGTGCAAATTATTGTGATATTCGTTTCGCATGCTGAATTGCCGCTTTCAATTGATTTTTTCAGCGAATATGCCGGTTAGTAATTCTGCCTGTTGGGAATTTTTCGCTGCCCCGGGGCTAAAAACGAGTTCAGCGAATCGTGAATTTTGGCTGGATGCCATTGTTCACCGATCAGCACCAGACCATCGACAATCATGCTCATCAGCACAATCCGTTCTTCGGTGCGGCGTTCCAGCTTCTCGGCAATCGGGTTAAACACCATATTCGCCAAAATCAGTCCGTAAAAAGTTGTTACGAGCGCCACAGCCATGCTCGGACCCAAATTTTCCATATTACTACCGGACATTTTTTGAAGCATGGCAATAAGCCCGATAACCGTTCCGAGCATCCCGAAAGCTGGCGCAAAACGCGCCATCGTTCGGAAAATGCGGGCGTCGTTATTTTCCCTTATTTTGTGATTGATGATGCGTTGATCCATAATATCGCGGAGTTCTTCCGGCGCATATCCGTCGATCAGCATTTGCAAGCCATCACGCAAAAATGGGTCGGGCAAGCCTTTCACTTCGTTTTGCAGCGACAAAAGCCCGCGGATACGAACACGTTCCGCAATTTTGGTCATTACCGAAACATAGCTACCAAGTTGAATACTCTGTTTTTGCATAACAATAGCAAAAACCTTAAATACACGAATGATATCATTTATCGAATAACTGGTTAACGCAGCAGCGGCTGTTCCGCCCATAACAATTGCCAATCCGGAAGGATTAATGAAAGCCATAACGGAAACTGTCTGCATGGTAACGGCAAAAAATAATATCCCAACCGAAATAATAATGCCCATAATTGTTGTTCGTGACATAGCATTCTACCTTAGTTCATAATCATCTTTCCTTAATTTATCGGTTGATATATCAAATGGTTAAGTATAGTTTTAGAGGGATAACCGAACAAAATTTAAAATGTATCGTTAAATTTTTAAGTGAATTAATGCAAAAACCAGCGCCATTGCAGCCGTTATAACGAAAAAACGATCAAATGAATCAAAATGAATTGGTTTTAAGCTTGATTTTTGGAAAAAGATTTTTGTAAATTATAAAATTATCGGAGGAATAAATGACTGTTACAAAAGCAGATATCGTTAAACTGTTATCAGATTCAACTGGACTTACCAAAACAGATGTGGAGTCGGTGGTAAACGGTTTTCTGTATAACGTAATCGATAGCGTTCAGACTGGTGAACGCGTAGAGATAAGAGGATTCGGTAGCTTCTATTCGAAAGAACGCGAAGCAAGAACCGTTAAAAATCCACGGACGAAGAAAATCGTTTCCGTTGATCACCGATTTGTTCCGGTATTCAGACCGGCCAAGCATTTTCGCGAGAATGTTAATGAACAGCAGCTCGCTAAAAAAGGTAAGTCAGGATAAGTCTAATGGCAAAAACTTGTTCGAAGTGTAAAGCAACTTTGCCGGCTGATGCAAAGTTTTGCTCTCACTGCGGAACAAATTTGGAAGTTAAAACCCAAACTTGTTCAAGTTGCAAACAAGAAAACAACGCAGAAGCATCTTTTTGCACAAAATGTGGACATGATTTAAATAATAAATCTTCAAAAAGAAGATCGACACCTGTCACAAAAGCAAAATCTTCTGCGCCTGTTTTCACCCAAAAGCAAATTGTGCCTTTGGCAGCTATGGGCTTATTGGCTATCATTATTACTGTAGCCTTCTATTACACGAATTTTTGGGAACCCTTACAAAGTAAGCAGGTTCAGCAGGCGAATCCGCATAATCACCCAACGGAAGAACAAGCGGCGCAACAAAGTACTGAGCATAGTGAGGATGATGGACATTTTCATCCACCCAGCGATGAAGAACTGGCTGCAATTGCAGAACAGTTGAAATCCAACCCGGATGATCTGACGTTAAATGTTCAAATGGGAAACATGCTTTTCGACGGTGGAAAATATGAAGATGCTATCCCTTATTATCGGAAATCGCTTTCAATCGACCCTAATAATCCGGATGTAATTGTGGATTTAGGTGTTTGCTTTTTCAATATGCAACAATATGAAAAAGCGAAAGAGCAGTTTGAATTGGCACATAATCTGGACAGTAATCATGTTAACGCGCTTTATAATTTGGGCGTTGTTGCCGTTCAAAATGGTGAAGTAAACCAATTGGTGCAATACTGGAGCAGACTTCAGGAAGTTGCACCCAATTCCCCCCAAGCTCAGCGAGCGATGCAGGTGCTAAACCAGATTCATCAGGAAGTTAATGAATTCGAATCCGGTGACGCTAATAAATCTGAATAGAATTAAATTATCATTCATTAATTAACGTTTTAATGAGGAGCATTTATGCCCTGCGGACGTAAGAGAAAACGCCATAAAATGGCAACGCATAAGCGCAAAAAAAGATTGCGTAAGAATCGTCATAAAAAGAAGGTTCGTTAATTTTGAAAGCGTAGGGCTACAATCTCTACGCTTTCCTTTTTTAAGGTAGTTATCGATGAAAACCTACTCCGTATCTCAACTTACCCGCGACATCAAATCAGTATTGGAACAGAGCTTTCCCCGACTTTGGGTGGAAGGCGAGATATCCAATTACAAACGCCATTCTTCCGGACATATTTATTTTACCCTGAAAGATGAATCTGCCCAAATCAGTTGCGCGATGTGGAAATTCCGTGCCGCCCAGCTTGCTTTTTTACCCCAGGATGGAATAAAAGTGCTGGTTGAAGGCGATGTTCAGGTTTATGAGCGCAGTGGAAATTATCAGCTGATTATCCAGCAGATTCAGCCGGCTGGCGTTGGTGCGTTACAAATGGCCTTCGAGCAACTCAAACGGCGATTGCTTGCAGAAGGATTATTTGATGACGCTCATAAAAAAACGCTACCACCTTTCCCGGGATCGGTTGGGGTTATCACCTCGCCTACCGGTGCAGCGATACGAGATATCGTCAGCGTAATACAGCGACGTTCGCCGGCAACCAAAATTGTGTTGTTACCCGTTCGCGTGCAGGGCGCTGGAGCAGCGGAAGAAATTGCGGCTGCTATTGGAACATTCAACAAATACCAAAATGTTGACGTGTTAATCGTCGGGCGTGGCGGCGGTTCGCTGGAAGATTTATGGGCATTTAACGAGGAAATTGTGGCTCGGGCAATTTTTGATTCAACCGTTCCGGTGATATCGGCAGTCGGTCACGAAGTCGATTTTTCGATTGCCGATTTTGTTGCCGATCACCGCGCACCGACACCTTCCGCAGCAGCGGAAATTGCGGTTCGCGATTGGCGGGAAATACAGGGTCAGCTCAATTATTTTCACGAAAAAATGGGCAGCTTGCTCCACAAAAGATTGGATAATTTGCGCGACCAATTGACTAACTGGCAGAACAGCTACGCATTCCGGCGACCGCTGGATTTGGTTTTTCAGCATCGCCAACGGCTGGATGAATTGCAGCGCAGTTTGACAAACAATGTTAATCACGCCATCCAAATGAGGCAGGTCAACCTGAAACATATTCAAACGCAGCTCAACTCACTCAATCCGGACGCTATTTTGAAACGCGGTTACAGCATTGCAACCCGAAATGGCAAAATCCTCACCGACGCATCACAGCTTGCAAACGGCGATTCGGTGCATATCCGGCTGGCATCGGGTGGGTTTGACAGCACCGTAACATCTGTCGAACCATCTGATGCACAGGAAAACACACCCTGATTTTCAATTTTAATTCATAAAACAACGGTAAACGGTATGGCAGCAAAAAAAATTACATTTGAGAACGCGTTCCAACGGCTGGAAGAAATCACCCGAAAGCTCGAAGATAACAGCGTGGGTCTGGAAACGTCGGTAGAATTATACAAAGAAGGTATGGATTTACTCAAAATCTGTTCCGGCAAATTGAGCGAAGCAGAAAAAACAATTTATAAATTGACGCAAAAAGCGGATGGCTCTTTCGAGGAAACGCCGTTGGATACCGAGTAGTTTTCCGCAATAAAAAACCCCGTCCACGCGGTTGCATGAACGGGGATGACGCCTGCCGGTA of Calditrichia bacterium contains these proteins:
- the xseB gene encoding exodeoxyribonuclease VII small subunit; its protein translation is MAAKKITFENAFQRLEEITRKLEDNSVGLETSVELYKEGMDLLKICSGKLSEAEKTIYKLTQKADGSFEETPLDTE
- the xseA gene encoding exodeoxyribonuclease VII large subunit; this encodes MKTYSVSQLTRDIKSVLEQSFPRLWVEGEISNYKRHSSGHIYFTLKDESAQISCAMWKFRAAQLAFLPQDGIKVLVEGDVQVYERSGNYQLIIQQIQPAGVGALQMAFEQLKRRLLAEGLFDDAHKKTLPPFPGSVGVITSPTGAAIRDIVSVIQRRSPATKIVLLPVRVQGAGAAEEIAAAIGTFNKYQNVDVLIVGRGGGSLEDLWAFNEEIVARAIFDSTVPVISAVGHEVDFSIADFVADHRAPTPSAAAEIAVRDWREIQGQLNYFHEKMGSLLHKRLDNLRDQLTNWQNSYAFRRPLDLVFQHRQRLDELQRSLTNNVNHAIQMRQVNLKHIQTQLNSLNPDAILKRGYSIATRNGKILTDASQLANGDSVHIRLASGGFDSTVTSVEPSDAQENTP